One Herbaspirillum rubrisubalbicans genomic window carries:
- a CDS encoding DMT family transporter yields MSYTPSRPLGYGCLILSMSLVGAYVALTKPLAAMLPVFLLAWLRFAIGAVAMLRWMKKPAAEQPLSTQSRWLVFLESFLGNFLFTLCMITGVSMTNAVSAGVIMSSIPAVVAVMSWVFLKERISLRVWGAVACGAIGIGLLSLAKDTHGAAGSSGAAPAQYAWLGNVLVFCAVLCEAAYAVIGKKLTAVLTPKRISAVINLWGLLLMTPMGLYTALKFDFSTVPLNIWLLLVFYGLAASVWTVWLWMTGLKVVPAARAGVFTVMLPVSAAVVGVLALGERLSALQAGAFAVALAGMFLATLPGRAATDN; encoded by the coding sequence ATGAGCTACACCCCCAGCCGCCCCCTGGGCTACGGCTGTCTGATCCTGAGCATGTCCTTAGTCGGCGCCTACGTCGCGCTGACCAAGCCGCTGGCGGCGATGCTGCCGGTGTTCCTGCTGGCCTGGCTGCGCTTTGCCATCGGCGCCGTGGCCATGTTGCGCTGGATGAAAAAGCCGGCCGCTGAACAGCCGCTCTCCACCCAGTCGCGCTGGTTGGTCTTCCTGGAATCCTTCCTCGGCAATTTCCTTTTCACGCTGTGCATGATCACCGGCGTGTCGATGACCAATGCGGTCTCGGCCGGGGTGATCATGTCGTCCATCCCGGCCGTGGTGGCGGTGATGAGCTGGGTCTTCCTGAAGGAAAGGATCAGCCTGCGGGTGTGGGGAGCGGTGGCTTGCGGGGCGATCGGCATCGGCCTGCTGTCGCTGGCCAAGGATACGCATGGTGCAGCCGGCAGCAGTGGCGCTGCGCCTGCGCAATACGCCTGGCTGGGCAATGTGCTGGTGTTCTGTGCCGTGCTGTGCGAGGCCGCCTATGCGGTCATCGGCAAGAAGCTTACCGCCGTACTCACACCCAAGCGCATCAGTGCGGTCATCAACCTGTGGGGGCTGTTGCTGATGACGCCCATGGGACTCTACACCGCACTCAAATTCGATTTTTCCACCGTGCCGCTCAACATCTGGTTGCTGCTGGTGTTCTATGGATTGGCGGCCAGCGTGTGGACCGTGTGGCTGTGGATGACCGGATTGAAAGTGGTGCCGGCTGCGCGTGCCGGCGTCTTTACCGTGATGCTGCCGGTGTCGGCCGCCGTGGTCGGGGTGCTGGCGCTGGGAGAACGCCTCTCGGCATTGCAGGCCGGTGCATTTGCCGTGGCGCTGGCCGGGATGTTCCTGGCCACGCTGCCCGGTCGCGCAGCGACCGACAACTGA
- a CDS encoding LLM class flavin-dependent oxidoreductase produces MAKKEIRLNAFNMNCVSHINHGLWTHPRDRSQDYTDVTYWTDLARLLERGKFDGLFLADIVGVYDVYQGNTDLTLRETIQLPVNDPLMLVSAMAAVTEHLGFGVTANLTYEAPFLFARRMSTLDHLSRGRVGWNIVTGYLDSAARAMGLHEQLEHDQRYDRADEFMEVVYKLWEGSWEDGAVLRDRARRIYADPAKVHPISHHGDYYHVEGIHLSEPSRQRTPVLYQAGSSGRGQAFGARHAECVFISSQSKDATRKLVQSIREGALREGRDAQAIKIFMGLTVVTGRTEQEAQDRYREYARYANPEAGLAHFSAGTGIDFSKYGLDEPIRAAKTNAIESLTKVVTQPELNWTKRKLLQQLELGGRYASIVGAPERVADELESWVNDTGIDGYNLTRTVSPESFEDFIELVIPVLQERGVYKREYAQGTLREKLFQRGATLPPEHVGAGFRVGAAVEQV; encoded by the coding sequence ATGGCCAAGAAGGAAATCCGGCTCAACGCATTCAACATGAATTGCGTCAGCCACATCAACCACGGCCTGTGGACGCATCCGCGCGACCGCTCGCAGGATTACACCGACGTCACTTACTGGACCGATCTGGCCCGCCTGCTGGAACGCGGCAAGTTCGATGGATTGTTCCTGGCCGATATCGTGGGGGTCTATGACGTCTACCAGGGTAATACCGACCTGACCCTGCGCGAGACCATCCAGTTGCCCGTCAATGACCCGCTCATGCTGGTCTCGGCCATGGCGGCCGTGACCGAGCACCTGGGTTTTGGCGTCACCGCCAACCTGACCTACGAAGCGCCGTTCCTGTTTGCGCGCCGCATGTCCACGCTGGATCATTTGAGCCGTGGCCGGGTGGGCTGGAACATCGTCACCGGTTATCTCGACAGCGCCGCGCGCGCCATGGGCCTGCACGAACAACTGGAACACGACCAGCGCTACGACCGCGCCGATGAATTCATGGAAGTGGTCTACAAACTGTGGGAGGGTAGCTGGGAAGACGGCGCCGTGCTGCGCGACCGTGCGCGGCGCATCTATGCCGATCCGGCCAAGGTGCATCCGATTAGTCACCACGGTGACTACTATCATGTTGAAGGCATCCATCTGAGCGAACCCTCGCGCCAGCGCACCCCGGTGCTGTACCAGGCCGGCTCCTCCGGGCGTGGGCAAGCCTTTGGTGCGCGTCATGCCGAATGCGTCTTCATCTCCAGCCAGAGCAAGGACGCCACCCGCAAGCTGGTGCAGAGCATCCGCGAGGGCGCCCTGCGCGAGGGGCGCGATGCGCAGGCCATCAAGATCTTCATGGGCCTGACCGTGGTCACCGGGCGCACCGAGCAGGAAGCCCAGGATCGGTATCGCGAATATGCCCGCTATGCCAATCCCGAGGCGGGCCTGGCCCATTTCTCGGCAGGCACCGGCATCGACTTTTCAAAGTACGGACTGGATGAACCGATACGCGCCGCCAAGACCAATGCCATCGAATCGCTGACCAAGGTGGTGACCCAACCGGAACTGAACTGGACCAAGCGCAAGCTGTTGCAGCAGCTGGAACTGGGGGGCCGCTACGCCAGCATCGTAGGTGCGCCCGAGCGCGTCGCCGATGAACTGGAAAGCTGGGTGAACGACACCGGCATCGATGGCTACAACCTGACCCGCACGGTCAGCCCGGAGAGCTTCGAAGACTTCATCGAACTGGTCATTCCGGTGTTGCAGGAGCGTGGTGTCTACAAGCGCGAATATGCCCAGGGAACGCTGCGCGAAAAGCTGTTCCAGCGTGGTGCGACCTTGCCGCCAGAGCATGTGGGGGCGGGGTTCCGGGTGGGGGCGGCGGTGGAGCAGGTCTGA
- a CDS encoding SfnB family sulfur acquisition oxidoreductase, translating into MTQTAALSATTLDTLPPPSSTPPRLVARIRDDAQALASARQLAEDFRGEAALRDRERKLPWDELERYVRSGLWGITVPKEYGGAGVSYGTLAEVIATLSAADGSIGQIPQNHFYAVEVIRVNGSDAQKRFFFEQVLQGQRFGNALAELGTKTSHDRKTRLTRNEHGPGYRINGRKFYATGALFADWVPTSVIDEDGVQQLAIVPRHATGLTIIDDWSGFGQRTTGSGSAVFENVHVPAEAVIGFASAFTRPTQLGPMAQLQHAAIDLGIARAAYADLLEFVRTRSRAWVDSGVQRAADDPLTIREVGDLTIQLHAAEALVRRAARKVEAAADAPDEDSVAAASIAVAEARVLTTEVSLAAGSKLFELAGSQSTLSEHNLDRHWRNARTHTLHDPVRWKYHAIGNYVLNGKKPPRHGAI; encoded by the coding sequence ATGACCCAGACCGCCGCGCTCAGCGCCACCACCCTCGATACCCTGCCGCCGCCTTCCTCCACACCGCCGCGCCTGGTGGCGCGCATCCGCGATGATGCCCAGGCGCTGGCCAGCGCCCGCCAACTGGCCGAGGACTTCCGTGGCGAGGCCGCCTTGCGCGACCGCGAACGCAAGTTGCCCTGGGATGAACTGGAACGCTACGTGCGCTCGGGCCTGTGGGGCATCACCGTGCCCAAGGAATATGGCGGTGCCGGGGTGTCCTACGGCACCCTGGCCGAGGTGATCGCCACTCTGTCCGCTGCCGATGGTTCCATCGGACAGATTCCGCAAAACCATTTCTATGCGGTGGAAGTGATTCGGGTCAATGGCAGCGATGCCCAGAAGCGTTTCTTCTTCGAGCAGGTGTTGCAGGGCCAGCGCTTCGGCAATGCCCTGGCCGAACTGGGCACCAAGACCTCGCATGACCGCAAGACCCGCCTTACCCGCAACGAACACGGCCCCGGCTACCGCATCAATGGCCGCAAGTTCTATGCGACCGGCGCGCTCTTTGCCGACTGGGTACCGACCTCGGTGATCGATGAGGACGGTGTGCAGCAACTGGCCATCGTGCCGCGTCATGCAACGGGCCTGACCATCATCGACGACTGGTCCGGCTTCGGCCAGCGCACCACTGGCAGCGGCAGTGCCGTGTTCGAGAATGTGCATGTCCCTGCTGAGGCCGTGATCGGGTTTGCCAGCGCCTTTACGCGGCCCACCCAGTTGGGGCCCATGGCGCAGCTCCAGCACGCCGCCATCGACCTGGGCATCGCCCGCGCCGCCTATGCCGACCTGCTGGAGTTCGTGCGCACCCGCTCGCGGGCCTGGGTCGACAGCGGCGTGCAGCGCGCCGCTGACGATCCGCTGACCATCCGTGAAGTGGGGGATCTGACCATCCAATTGCACGCCGCCGAAGCCCTGGTACGCCGTGCCGCGCGCAAGGTCGAGGCCGCCGCGGATGCCCCTGACGAGGACAGCGTCGCCGCAGCGTCCATCGCCGTGGCCGAAGCGCGTGTGTTGACTACCGAGGTGTCGCTGGCGGCCGGCAGCAAACTGTTCGAGCTGGCCGGGTCGCAATCGACGCTGTCCGAACACAATCTCGACCGTCACTGGCGCAATGCTCGCACCCATACGCTGCACGACCCGGTGCGCTGGAAATACCACGCCATCGGCAACTACGTCTTGAACGGCAAGAAGCCGCCGCGCCACGGCGCGATCTGA
- a CDS encoding SfnB family sulfur acquisition oxidoreductase produces the protein MSAHILATPYRPGARSAQRITSQAQALQVAAELAAEFAQSAAQRDRERILPFQQIERFSHSGLWAITVPRSHGGIGASWQTVAEVFRLISAADPSIGQIPQNHFGNLNLIANFASQAQQRFFFGEVLDGARLGNAGPERNGKNVLDVRTRATLDTEAGDGSYRLNGTRFYSTGALYAHWIPTRAIDDDGQPLVVYNRHDAAGLRVIDDWSSFGQRTTASGTVVFDNVRVPAEQVLPLKDTLQRPNNIGPVSQLLQAAIDAGIAQAAVQDTIAFVTTRSRPYADSGLERAADDPYILRDIGNLSLRLHAAEALLEDAAALLDALPAQISFEQMAQASVAVAEAKVLSTEVALQASEKLFELSGSAATLATHNLDRHWRNARVHTLHDPVRWKYFAVGNYALNGTPPPRHNWS, from the coding sequence ATGTCTGCGCACATCCTCGCAACCCCTTATCGACCCGGCGCACGCAGTGCCCAGCGCATCACCAGCCAGGCACAGGCGCTACAGGTGGCCGCCGAACTGGCGGCCGAGTTCGCGCAAAGCGCCGCCCAACGCGACCGCGAGCGCATCCTGCCGTTCCAGCAGATCGAACGCTTTTCGCACAGCGGCTTGTGGGCCATCACGGTGCCGCGCAGCCATGGCGGCATTGGCGCCTCATGGCAGACGGTGGCCGAGGTGTTTCGCCTCATCTCCGCCGCCGACCCTTCCATCGGCCAGATCCCGCAGAACCACTTCGGCAACCTCAACCTGATCGCCAACTTCGCTAGCCAAGCACAACAGCGCTTCTTCTTCGGCGAAGTGCTGGACGGCGCGCGCCTGGGCAATGCCGGGCCGGAACGTAACGGCAAGAACGTGCTCGACGTGCGCACCCGCGCTACGCTGGACACCGAGGCCGGTGATGGCAGCTACCGCTTGAATGGCACCCGTTTCTATTCCACCGGCGCGCTCTATGCACACTGGATCCCCACCCGCGCCATCGATGACGATGGCCAGCCGCTGGTGGTCTACAACCGCCACGATGCGGCCGGCCTGCGCGTCATCGACGACTGGTCCAGCTTCGGCCAGCGCACCACCGCCAGCGGCACGGTGGTGTTCGACAACGTGCGGGTGCCGGCCGAGCAGGTGTTGCCGTTGAAGGACACGCTGCAACGGCCCAACAATATCGGCCCGGTCTCGCAACTGCTCCAGGCCGCCATCGATGCCGGCATCGCCCAGGCTGCCGTGCAGGACACCATCGCCTTCGTCACCACGCGCTCGCGCCCCTATGCCGATAGCGGCCTGGAACGCGCCGCCGACGATCCCTACATCCTGCGCGACATCGGCAACCTGAGCCTGCGCCTGCACGCTGCCGAAGCCTTGCTGGAAGACGCCGCCGCGCTGCTCGATGCGCTGCCCGCACAGATCAGCTTCGAACAGATGGCGCAAGCCTCGGTGGCCGTGGCCGAGGCCAAGGTACTTTCCACCGAAGTGGCCTTGCAGGCCTCCGAAAAACTGTTCGAACTCTCCGGTTCGGCGGCCACCCTGGCCACGCACAACCTCGACCGTCACTGGCGCAATGCGCGCGTGCATACGCTGCATGATCCGGTGCGCTGGAAGTATTTCGCGGTCGGCAACTATGCCTTGAATGGCACGCCACCGCCGCGCCATAACTGGAGCTGA
- a CDS encoding DUF3717 domain-containing protein, with translation MLTLTELEDAINYWRHQRPASGEECALSPEVNALASLYALMIFHRRHEVDLEQIDTQARQLIEAWLAS, from the coding sequence ATGCTCACCCTCACCGAACTCGAAGATGCAATCAATTACTGGCGCCACCAGCGCCCGGCCAGCGGAGAGGAGTGTGCACTGTCCCCCGAAGTCAATGCCCTGGCCAGCCTCTATGCGCTGATGATCTTCCATCGCCGCCACGAAGTGGACCTGGAACAGATCGATACCCAGGCGCGCCAGTTGATCGAAGCCTGGCTGGCCAGTTGA
- a CDS encoding patatin-like phospholipase family protein, producing MRKEPEQLPPTNGPAAPVRKARAGKRSAAAPETKPRVALVLQGGGALGAYQAGVYQALHEHDFTPDWVVGTSIGAINAALIAGNPRETRIERLREFWETVAHPDLFDLRQVPDTLRPWATRLTTLDTFLRGTPGFFRPRPLNAFTLGLPVPPEEASFYSTAELGQTLSRLVDFDYLNGQSGIRMTVAAVKVSCGSLVNFDTRERVLGPEHVMASGALPPGFAPVRVDGELYWDGGLYSNTPLEAVLNDEPRTNLVCLMVDLWHADGPEPRTLEEVVTREKDVTFASRSQRHIDAYLQQYRLRRAAHDLYQRLPPELLTQEDRQMMAELNADTTIHIVRLAYAGRDWNMASKDVNFARGSVQWRWEQGYQDALRGIALSQEDSFGQSEAGIVVHDLPSGQTHISAAKTTERSS from the coding sequence ATGCGCAAGGAGCCCGAACAGTTGCCGCCCACCAATGGTCCTGCTGCGCCAGTGCGCAAAGCCCGCGCCGGCAAGCGCAGTGCCGCTGCCCCCGAGACCAAGCCGCGTGTGGCCTTGGTGCTGCAGGGCGGCGGTGCGCTGGGGGCCTATCAGGCCGGTGTCTACCAGGCATTGCATGAGCACGACTTCACCCCGGACTGGGTGGTCGGCACCTCCATTGGCGCCATCAATGCCGCATTGATCGCCGGCAATCCGCGTGAAACCCGCATCGAACGCCTGCGCGAATTCTGGGAGACGGTGGCCCACCCCGATCTGTTCGACCTGCGCCAGGTGCCCGACACGCTGCGCCCCTGGGCCACCCGCCTGACCACGCTGGACACTTTCCTGCGCGGCACCCCCGGCTTCTTCCGCCCGCGCCCGCTCAACGCCTTCACCCTGGGCCTGCCGGTGCCGCCCGAGGAAGCCAGCTTCTACAGCACCGCCGAGCTGGGCCAGACCCTGTCGCGGCTGGTCGATTTCGATTACCTCAATGGCCAGTCCGGCATCCGCATGACCGTGGCGGCAGTGAAAGTGTCCTGTGGCTCGCTGGTCAATTTCGATACCCGCGAACGCGTGCTGGGGCCGGAGCACGTCATGGCCAGCGGCGCGCTGCCGCCGGGTTTCGCTCCGGTGCGGGTCGATGGCGAGCTGTACTGGGATGGCGGCCTGTATTCCAACACGCCGCTGGAAGCCGTGCTCAACGATGAACCGCGCACCAACCTGGTCTGCCTGATGGTGGACCTGTGGCACGCCGATGGCCCGGAACCGCGCACCCTGGAAGAGGTGGTCACGCGCGAGAAGGATGTCACCTTCGCCTCGCGCTCGCAGCGCCATATCGATGCCTATCTGCAGCAATACCGCCTGCGCCGCGCCGCCCACGACCTCTACCAGCGCCTGCCGCCCGAACTGCTGACCCAGGAAGACCGGCAGATGATGGCCGAGCTCAACGCCGATACCACCATCCACATCGTGCGGCTGGCCTATGCCGGGCGCGACTGGAACATGGCCTCCAAGGATGTCAACTTCGCCCGCGGTTCGGTGCAGTGGCGCTGGGAACAGGGCTACCAGGATGCCCTGCGCGGCATCGCCTTGAGCCAGGAAGACTCCTTCGGCCAGAGCGAGGCCGGCATCGTGGTGCATGACCTGCCCAGCGGCCAGACCCACATCAGCGCCGCAAAAACGACCGAGCGTTCGTCTTGA
- the phaP gene encoding TIGR01841 family phasin (Members of this family are phasins (small proteins associated with inclusions such as PHA granules). Note that several different families of phasins have been named PhaP despite very little sequence similarity to each other.), producing the protein MFSYQDQFSAATKANLQAHLDLINNLTAKAFEGVEKIVELNLSATKATLEEATAAAKQLAGAKDPQELLSLAAAQAQPGAEKATAYSRHLAGIVSSTQAEFTKAAEAQIADTSRKLSALIDEISKNAPPGSEQAVSILKATLTNANAAYEQLSKNSKQAVETLEANLANATKQFTAAAEKTVASTRAKK; encoded by the coding sequence ATGTTTTCGTACCAAGATCAGTTTTCCGCCGCCACCAAGGCCAATCTGCAAGCCCACCTGGACCTCATCAACAATCTGACCGCCAAGGCCTTCGAAGGCGTGGAAAAGATCGTTGAACTGAACCTGTCGGCCACCAAGGCGACCCTGGAAGAAGCCACCGCCGCCGCCAAGCAACTGGCTGGCGCCAAGGACCCGCAAGAACTGCTGTCGCTGGCCGCCGCCCAAGCCCAGCCGGGCGCCGAAAAGGCCACCGCCTACAGCCGTCACCTGGCTGGCATCGTGTCCTCGACCCAGGCTGAATTCACCAAGGCTGCCGAAGCCCAGATCGCCGACACCAGCCGCAAGCTGTCGGCCCTGATCGATGAAATCAGCAAGAATGCGCCCCCGGGTTCGGAACAAGCCGTCTCCATCCTGAAGGCCACGCTCACCAACGCCAACGCGGCCTACGAGCAACTGTCCAAGAACTCCAAGCAAGCCGTGGAAACGCTGGAAGCCAACCTGGCCAACGCAACCAAACAGTTCACTGCTGCTGCCGAAAAGACCGTCGCTTCGACCCGCGCCAAGAAGTAA
- a CDS encoding NAD(P)/FAD-dependent oxidoreductase, which translates to MLRISELTLPLNHTEDELNAAILDRLGIPADELVSFTLFRRSYDARKKTAITLNYTIDVEVKDEPAVLARHAKTTNVGPTPDTSYHYVTRAPASLKKRPVVIGFGPCGLFAALILAEMGFNPLILERGKTVRERTKDTWGLWRQRELKPESNVQFGEGGAGTFSDGKLYSQVKDPKHYGRKVLAEFVAADAPPEIMYVSKPHIGTFRLVKMIQLMREKIEKLGGEFRFEQRVEDVLIEDGKIRGLTLANGEQIEADHVVLAIGHSARDTFEMLYQRGVYIEAKPFSIGFRAEHPQSLIDKCRFGPGAGHPILGAADYKLVHHASNGRSVYSFCMCPGGTVVAATSEPGRVVTNGMSQYSRNERNANSGIVVGISPADYPGHPLAGIAFQREWESRAYELGGGNYNAPGQLVGDFIANRPSTQLGSVEPSYKPGVTLGDLNPSLPKYAIDAIREALPAFDKQIRGYSMHDAVLTGIETRTSSPIRIKRDDHTLQSLNTQGLYPAGEGAGYAGGIMSAAIDGIRVAEALALDIVAQS; encoded by the coding sequence ATGTTGCGCATCTCTGAACTGACCCTTCCGTTGAACCATACGGAAGACGAACTGAACGCCGCCATCCTCGACCGCCTGGGCATCCCGGCTGATGAACTGGTGTCCTTCACACTGTTTCGCCGCAGCTACGATGCCCGCAAGAAGACGGCCATCACCCTGAACTACACCATCGACGTCGAGGTGAAGGATGAGCCCGCCGTGCTGGCGCGTCATGCCAAGACCACCAATGTTGGTCCCACCCCCGATACCTCCTACCACTACGTCACCCGTGCCCCGGCCTCGCTGAAGAAGCGCCCGGTGGTGATCGGCTTCGGCCCCTGCGGCCTCTTCGCGGCGCTGATCCTGGCCGAGATGGGTTTCAACCCGCTCATCCTGGAACGCGGCAAGACCGTGCGCGAACGCACCAAGGACACCTGGGGCCTGTGGCGCCAGCGCGAATTGAAACCGGAATCGAATGTGCAATTCGGCGAGGGCGGCGCCGGTACCTTCTCCGACGGCAAGCTCTACAGCCAGGTCAAGGACCCCAAGCATTACGGCCGCAAGGTGCTGGCCGAATTCGTGGCCGCCGATGCGCCGCCCGAGATCATGTATGTCAGCAAGCCCCACATCGGCACCTTCCGCCTGGTCAAGATGATCCAGTTGATGCGCGAGAAGATCGAAAAGCTGGGCGGTGAATTCCGCTTCGAGCAGCGCGTCGAGGATGTGCTGATCGAAGACGGCAAGATCCGTGGCCTGACCCTGGCCAACGGCGAGCAGATCGAGGCCGATCATGTGGTGCTGGCCATCGGCCACAGCGCCCGTGATACCTTCGAGATGCTTTACCAGCGCGGGGTCTACATCGAGGCCAAGCCGTTCTCCATCGGTTTTCGCGCCGAACACCCGCAGTCGCTGATCGACAAGTGCCGCTTCGGCCCTGGCGCCGGCCATCCCATCCTGGGCGCGGCCGATTACAAGCTGGTGCACCACGCCTCCAATGGCCGCTCGGTCTACAGCTTCTGCATGTGCCCTGGTGGCACCGTGGTGGCGGCCACTTCCGAGCCGGGCCGCGTGGTCACCAACGGCATGAGCCAGTATTCACGCAATGAGCGCAATGCCAACAGCGGCATCGTGGTGGGCATCTCGCCGGCCGATTATCCGGGCCATCCGCTGGCCGGCATCGCCTTCCAGCGCGAGTGGGAAAGCCGCGCCTATGAACTGGGCGGCGGCAACTACAATGCGCCCGGACAGTTGGTGGGCGACTTCATCGCCAACCGTCCATCGACCCAGCTGGGCAGTGTGGAGCCGTCCTACAAGCCCGGCGTGACGCTGGGCGACTTGAATCCTTCCCTGCCCAAGTACGCCATCGACGCCATCCGCGAAGCGCTGCCTGCCTTCGACAAGCAGATCCGTGGCTATTCCATGCACGACGCCGTGCTGACCGGCATCGAAACCCGCACCTCTTCGCCCATCCGCATCAAGCGCGATGACCATACCCTGCAAAGCCTCAACACCCAGGGTTTGTATCCGGCCGGCGAGGGCGCCGGTTATGCCGGCGGCATCATGTCGGCCGCCATCGATGGCATCCGCGTGGCCGAGGCCTTGGCGCTGGATATCGTGGCGCAGTCATGA
- a CDS encoding bifunctional helix-turn-helix transcriptional regulator/GNAT family N-acetyltransferase yields MDYDGLHSPPRDQTIGQLRELSRKLVRELGFMRSTLAGSDLAPSAVHAIIEIGLRPGLQARELGELLYLDKSNTSRQLVKLEALGLVRRSPVPGDGRAFSLALTEAGQALRKKIDKFATDQVSGALRRILPQDQQGLVRALALYSEALSRDNPNAVVPPGKAVATPLRSGYQPGCIGDIASLHARYYAQAAGFGAFFEHKVASELGAFAQALPTPGKQLWTHAEQGRTLASIVIDGDLASGMAHLRWFIVDDSLRGAGVGRRLLEQAMAFLDAHHFDCYLWTFRGLDAARHLYLSAGFELAEESSGEQWGSRVVEQRYTRAARRKPKHK; encoded by the coding sequence ATGGACTACGATGGCCTGCACTCTCCCCCGCGCGACCAGACCATCGGCCAGTTGCGCGAACTCTCGCGCAAGCTGGTGCGCGAGCTGGGTTTCATGCGCAGCACCTTGGCCGGCAGCGACCTGGCGCCCTCGGCGGTGCACGCCATCATCGAGATCGGGCTGCGGCCCGGGCTGCAGGCGCGTGAGCTGGGCGAACTGCTGTACCTGGACAAGTCCAATACCAGCCGCCAACTGGTCAAGCTGGAAGCGCTGGGGCTGGTGCGCCGCAGCCCGGTGCCGGGCGATGGCCGCGCCTTCAGCCTGGCGCTCACCGAGGCCGGGCAGGCGCTGCGCAAGAAGATCGACAAGTTCGCCACCGACCAGGTCTCCGGCGCCTTGCGGCGCATCCTGCCGCAAGACCAGCAGGGCCTGGTGCGCGCCCTGGCGCTGTATTCGGAAGCGCTGTCGCGTGACAATCCCAATGCCGTAGTGCCTCCGGGCAAGGCCGTGGCCACGCCATTGCGCAGCGGCTACCAGCCCGGCTGCATCGGCGACATCGCCAGCCTGCACGCCCGTTACTATGCCCAGGCCGCCGGCTTCGGCGCGTTCTTCGAGCATAAGGTGGCCAGCGAACTGGGCGCCTTTGCCCAAGCGCTGCCCACGCCCGGCAAGCAACTCTGGACCCACGCAGAACAGGGACGCACCCTGGCCTCGATCGTCATCGATGGTGACCTGGCCAGCGGCATGGCGCACCTGCGCTGGTTCATCGTCGACGACAGCCTGCGCGGGGCCGGGGTCGGCCGGCGCCTGTTGGAACAGGCCATGGCCTTCCTCGATGCTCACCATTTCGATTGCTATCTGTGGACCTTCCGGGGCCTGGATGCGGCGCGCCACCTGTACCTGTCGGCCGGCTTCGAACTGGCCGAGGAGTCGTCCGGGGAACAATGGGGTAGCCGCGTGGTGGAACAACGTTATACCCGGGCCGCGCGCAGGAAGCCGAAGCATAAGTAG
- a CDS encoding YXWGXW repeat-containing protein yields MKTTTSRLAFALLTTVGSLGALVATAPAAQAQVVGVDVRIGVPPPAPRYEVVPPPRHGYAWAPGYWAWNGHRHVWVGGHWERMRRDYVRYEPAHWQQGPGGGWHFIPGRWVR; encoded by the coding sequence ATGAAAACCACAACAAGCCGCCTCGCCTTTGCCCTTCTCACTACCGTTGGCTCGCTCGGCGCCCTCGTCGCCACTGCCCCTGCCGCCCAGGCGCAGGTGGTGGGCGTGGACGTGCGCATCGGCGTGCCACCGCCCGCCCCGCGCTATGAAGTGGTGCCGCCGCCGCGCCACGGCTATGCCTGGGCGCCGGGCTACTGGGCCTGGAACGGCCATCGCCACGTCTGGGTCGGCGGCCATTGGGAGCGGATGCGCCGCGACTACGTGCGCTATGAACCGGCCCACTGGCAGCAAGGCCCGGGCGGCGGCTGGCACTTCATTCCGGGTCGTTGGGTGCGCTGA